In the genome of Brassica oleracea var. oleracea cultivar TO1000 unplaced genomic scaffold, BOL UnpScaffold01373, whole genome shotgun sequence, one region contains:
- the LOC106321270 gene encoding F-box/kelch-repeat protein At3g27150-like, with the protein LPKVPSSDYCFFHSDKETVSVGTQLIVIGREIDGIVVFRYELENHKWFKGPSMITPRAMYGSASHGKTAFFAGGIKMDENGNPVVVQNVEKYNADTKTWTMINGMHKARKFSSGCFLRGKFYVLGGRDDNDKHLTCGESYDETTNSWELIPDMLKDMTVIADSQSPPLIAVVDDNLYMLETSLNELRVYDINTNIWKKLGVVPVSANAAFGWGIAFKSMGDRLLVIGTSHSWHRKTVVHSCRPSPDVEEQHWEEIKHWCVGAELPQFIHNFCVMFA; encoded by the coding sequence CTTCctaaagttccttcttctgacTATTGCTTTTTCCACAGCGATAAGGAAACAGTTAGTGTGGGTACTCAACTAATTGTCATAGGGAGAGAAATAGATGGAATTGTGGTGTTTCGCTATGAGCTAGAGAATCATAAGTGGTTCAAAGGTCCTTCAATGATCACACCGAGGGCCATGTACGGTTCTGCGAGCCATGGTAAAACCGCATTTTTTGCAGGAGGCATTaaaatggatgaaaatgggAACCCTGTTGTTGTGCAAAATGTAGAAAAGTATAATGCTGATACAAAAACGTGGACTATGATTAATGGAATGCATAAAGCAAGGAAGTTCAGCTCAGGATGTTTCTTGCGTGGAAAATTTTACGTCCTCGGTGGCCGAGATGATAATGATAAACACCTCACTTGTGGAGAAAGTTATGATGAGACGACAAATTCTTGGGAGTTGATACCTGACATGCTAAAAGACATGACAGTCATTGCGGATTCCCAATCTCCGCCCCTTATTGCTGTGGTTGATGACAATCTATACATGTTAGAAACATCTTTGAACGAGCTACGGGTATATGATATAAACACAAATATTTGGAAGAAACTTGGTGTTGTCCCTGTGAGCGCAAACGCTGCCTTCGGTTGGGGGATTGCGTTTAAATCGATGGGTGACAGACTTCTGGTGATTGGAACTTCTCACTCATGGCATAGGAAGACAGTAGTTCACTCGTGCCGtccttctccagacgtggaagaGCAGCACTGGGAAGAAATAAAACATTGGTGTGTTGGTGCTGAGCTCCCACAGTTTATTCATAACTTTTGTGTGATGTTTGCCTAA